Proteins encoded within one genomic window of Halomonas sp. YLGW01:
- the rlmE gene encoding 23S rRNA (uridine(2552)-2'-O)-methyltransferase RlmE, which yields MARSTSSKSAGSRGGQASKTSGNWLKEHFDDQYVQRSWQDGYRSRASYKLLELDAKDKLFKPGMTVIDLGAAPGGWSQVAAEKVGERGLVIASDILEMDALADVTFHQGDFTEEAVLEAILETLGDRRVDLVMSDMAPNMSGMAAIDQPQAMYLVELALDLARQTLSPGGRFLAKVFQGEGFDAYLKELRGSFTKVVTRKPEASRARSREVYLLADGFRG from the coding sequence GTGGCACGCTCCACCAGTTCAAAGAGTGCCGGGTCACGTGGTGGCCAGGCCAGCAAGACCAGTGGCAACTGGCTCAAGGAACACTTCGACGACCAGTACGTGCAACGCTCCTGGCAGGACGGGTATCGCAGCCGTGCGAGTTACAAGCTGCTCGAGCTGGATGCCAAGGACAAGCTGTTCAAGCCGGGCATGACGGTCATCGACCTGGGCGCGGCGCCCGGCGGCTGGAGTCAGGTCGCCGCCGAGAAGGTCGGCGAGCGGGGGCTGGTGATCGCCTCCGATATCCTGGAGATGGATGCCCTGGCCGACGTGACCTTCCATCAGGGCGATTTCACCGAGGAGGCCGTGCTCGAGGCGATCCTCGAGACCCTCGGCGATCGGCGCGTGGACCTTGTGATGTCCGACATGGCCCCCAACATGAGTGGGATGGCCGCCATCGACCAGCCGCAGGCGATGTACCTGGTCGAGCTGGCCCTGGATCTGGCCCGCCAGACGCTGTCCCCGGGCGGACGTTTCCTGGCCAAGGTGTTTCAGGGCGAGGGCTTCGATGCCTACCTCAAGGAGCTGCGCGGCAGCTTCACCAAGGTTGTGACCCGCAAGCCGGAGGCCTCCCGCGCACGTTCCCGGGAAGTCTACCTGCTGGCGGACGGTTTTCGCGGCTGA
- the yhbY gene encoding ribosome assembly RNA-binding protein YhbY — MSLSQAQKKALRSIGHHLNPVVTVSENGISEGVLAELDRALGDHELIKVKLAIPERDDRAAVIAELVKAARAENVQSIGKVVLLYRANPKANPKLSNVKRFEEHHGRR, encoded by the coding sequence ATGAGCTTGTCACAGGCACAAAAGAAAGCACTGCGCAGCATCGGCCACCACCTCAATCCCGTCGTGACCGTCTCCGAGAACGGCATTTCCGAGGGTGTGCTGGCGGAACTCGACCGCGCCCTGGGCGACCATGAGCTGATCAAGGTCAAGCTGGCGATTCCCGAGCGCGACGATCGCGCCGCCGTCATCGCGGAGCTGGTCAAGGCCGCCCGCGCCGAGAACGTGCAGAGCATCGGCAAGGTGGTGCTGCTCTACCGCGCCAACCCCAAGGCCAACCCGAAGCTCTCCAACGTCAAGCGCTTCGAGGAACATCACGGCCGCCGCTAG